The following DNA comes from Candidatus Bathyarchaeota archaeon.
GAACTCTTCGGTGTCAAAGACCTGTTTAGGCATCCCATATATCTCCAATCTTCTCATTTGGACGGGGGCAAGATAATAGGTCCTTGTAATCTTACAAGTTCCGGATACTAGTAGCATCCTCCCCGTTTCTTGGACAGAAACATCAGGCGAATAAAAACATATGGGCGCATCATGGATAATTACCCTATTGATATCTTGGCTTGTTTGAACGCTTTATTTTGTAGGAAATCATATCATACACACCTTTAAATATACCAAGTACTTTTCGTTTTTATACACAATAAATGGTAATTTAAATGGTGCTTAAGTGGAACCTGGCGGATAAGCAGTTCCATGATTGTAGTATTCTAAGATTATGGACAAAGAAACTTTTGGAGTCCTTTTTATGAAGTGCCCTTTATGTGAAACCGTGATGGAGGAGGAAATCGACCTGAAATTGTCATCTCGGAATATTCCACTGTTGTGCTATCAATGCCCAGAGTGTGGTCATGAGAACTGAGAGCGCATACTATCCCCTTCAGAGATTTTTCGTGTGACCAAAGCGTGTTTTTGACTGAGAAAAAATCTATTTGTTTTTAAGATCGCGACCTTTGATTATTAGTCTACCCCTCATTATCTGGCAGGAGTACGGATTGCATCATTCGAGGGCTGGTGGCCAAGGAAAGAGCGAGTTCAGATTGTGAACTCGTCACCCTCGTTTGGAGCAGTGGCGTTCACGTCAAGCTCGTCTCGTGCCCACTGGGCTAAGGATTCGCAGTTCTCGGGCTCCCCGTGGACTACATAAACGTCAGGTTTTCCTTTAACCCCCCGGATGAAAGCCTCTAGGGAGCTTCGCCCGCAGTGACTGCTGAAATCAAAGTGCCTAACCTTGGCCTTAACCTCGACGTCCATTTCCTTGATCGTGAAAAAGCCTGTTTCCATGAGCTTTGCCCCTCCGGTTCCGGGGACTTGAAAGCTCACGAGGAAAATTGCGTTCTCCTCCCTAAGGGCTAGTTTCTCTGTGTAGAACATTGCTGTGCCTCCTTGGAGCATCCCTGATGGGGCTACTATAACGTCGCTACGACGTATCGCATTACGCCTGTCTCTCCAGCCCGTCATTTCCTGGGTCGAGTTGATCGTCTTTGCAAAGGACTTTGGAGTCCTCATAAAGTTTGGGTTCTCCATGTAGACCCTGTTCACAGCCCTAGCCATGCCGTCGACCACTCTTTTGGCCTTGAGCTTGTGTGAATACATTATGGATAGCATCTCCTGGCTCCGCCCGACAGCAAAAGCGGGCACCAAGACTTTTCCCTTGTCGTGGATGACTGTCTTTATGGCGTCCACAAACTCTAACTCGAGCTTCTTCCGGTCCGGATGATCCTTGTTAGCGTAGGTGCTCTCGATAACTATAGCGTCGAATCTTTTCCGTGGGATTTTAGCGCCCTGACAGAGTCGGGTGGTGTCCGTGTTCATATCTCCCGTATAAAGAACTCGTTTCCCTCCCGTAGTGAGTTCCACCATGGCGCTTCCAGGGATATGCCCGGCGTCCAAGAGGTTGAACTCGATGTTTTTCATTTTCACCTTCTCCCCGTAAGCGAGATCGCGACTCTGCTTCAACATCATTTCGAACTCTATATTGTCGAAGGGAAGATAGTACCCGCTTAGCTTGATCATGTCCCTTATTAGAATCCTCATGAGCCCGGTGGTCACTGACGTGGCGAAGAGAGGCTTCTCTCCCCTAAGATAAAACTGGGGCACTCCTCCAGAGTGATCTAAGTGGGCATGACTTACAATGATCCCATCAACATCCTTCGCCCTAATATGACCGGGGAACTGAGGTTTTTCGCCTATCTTGACTCCGTAATCTAGAAGGACATTCGACCCATTTGTTTCTACGAGGATAGCGTTCCTGCCTACCTCTTGGGTCCCTCCCATGAAACGCAAATTTACCATAAATTTTCTTACCTGTAGTCCTGTTTTTGAAACGAGGCCTCCTTTTCAAGGGTTCTTATAGGGAACCTTTAGCCTACGATCCTTTCCCTGGCGCCTAACGACTCCTAGGGGGATGCTGTGAAGTTGGTCTCCCTTGACTTAACCGTTCCTATTTGGTGACGATCCTTATTTTATCCTCTGGTTTTGAAAGCCGTATTGTTTTATTCTTAATATTTAAGATAGTCTAACCCCTGTAGCGGTTGGCTCTAGGACTCCCACATCGAAGAGGTTTTTAAGGGCGGCTTCTGTCTCGCCTTTAGAGAAGCCCCTACGGGCCATTTCTCGCACCATCCAGGGCCCCGTGTATACGAATCCGGGAATCCGGACTGCCCGCATGATGTGCTCAGCGCATGCCTTATGTCTAGTCTCTTTTTGTCTCACAATTCCCCTAAGGGTCTCCCGGCTTGTCGTAAGGGCCCCGGCATCGATGCCCAGCCGCTTCTTAATGTATTCAGCGAATCCTTGGGTCATTTTTCCGCCGTGAAACGTTAGAACTCTTTTTGGGCGACAGCGTCTTATGAAGCTGAGGAGTTCCCGGAAATCGGCGTGATCACTCAGAGGAAAGGCTTTTTCCCTGTTGCGCATGATCGCGGCCCATCCCGAGGCAAGGGCAGTGTCTAGGTTTTTGATTCCCAGCTTCGCGGATTTTGGCGCAACAACGACACATTTGCCACTATTCAATAGTTCCTGGCCCTCTGGAGTGCACGCGTCAACGTAGTAAAGCTTGTGCCCGAACTGTCTGTAAACGTCGCTTACCTTCGTTGCGCTCTTAGCGGTGACTACCGGGAGGTTAGTCATTTGGTTGAAAATGCTGATGACCTCTTGGGCGTTTCCTATGGAGTCCGTTCGGAACGCCGGAATATATCCTGTGGGGATTGCCTCCATTACAGCCCATCGGATCATCTCGAGGGCGACCTTGTCCCGCTTGGGGAATTTGAACTGGGGGGCCCCGAAAGTCGTTTCGATGATGAGGAGATCGCAATTTACGGTACACGCAGGCTCCATGGTATAGCTGTTTCCCATGCTGATGTCCCCAGTGTAGAGGACTGTACCCTCCGGGGTGTAGACCTCATACTGGACGCTCCCAAGGACGTGCCCCGCATTGAGGGGTCGAACCTCAATTTCACCAATCTTTACCTTATCCCCGATGGAGATGGGCTTCCAGTTATCAAGCTTCTTCCAATTAAGAGCCTCAAGGAGCCTGTAGGTAGGCTCTGTGGCGTGTTTCACGGGCTTAGGATTCCTGAATGATGAGGCGTGGTCTCCGTGAGCGTGAGTGACGAAGATTGGAAGGTCCATAACTTTCCTGTCGGGGTCGAGGGCGATCCTGTCTTCCCCATACTCAACGAAGATTCCCTTTCTCTGTCTGATAGTTAATGCCACACGGGGGACCTCAAACTTATGAATGACTACTTGAAATCTGGATTGTCCTACTTACATCGCAGGGGATTATTAACCCATATGCCGATTATTCAAGGAACTTAGTCAATCCCTTATCCATGATAGGAGTTTCAATGGTCAACTGGTGGAAAGCACAAGTATCGCCCGGGCAAGGTCCCCCTCCGCGTTCTCAAGGGCGGCTCGTGCCCTCTCTAAGTTGACATTGGCTTGCTGAGCCACTAGGAGCACGTCCTCCTCCGGAATATCGAGTTTCTGTTTTTTCTTGGTTTCCGTTGTGGAGCCGCCACTGATCTGGTACATGTTTTGCCCCTGCATATTAATGGAGGTTACAGAGGCCCCCCGGATAATGATCTCCCGCTCGGAGCCTTTAAGGATGACAGTGTCTATGTCGCTGAGTTCGCCCATCTTCATACCCATCTGTTTCATCATGCGGCGGGCGCGCCGGGAATTAACCTTGGACAATGGCTTTCACTGAATGTGTTGTAGAGACGGAATTTAAGCGATACTTTTACCGGCGGCCTTAAGGGTGTTCGCAAGGAGCATTGTGATAAGGAGGGGCCCCAAGCCCCCGGGCACCGGGGTTATAGCCTCAGCCACCTCAACAACCGCGTCCATATCAACGTCTCCGAAGACCTTCTTTTCCTCGTAGTTGTTCCCATTGTCTAGGATGATTACTCCAGGTTTCACCATGCCTGCTGTAATCGCATGCTTCCGGTAGAGTTCTGTGCAGAGGACATCTGCCTTCATTACTAGCTCAGGCATCATCGAGTCATCCTTGTCGAAGAATGTTGCTTGGACGCCCATGTTTGAGAGATGCGCGATCAGTGGCTTTCCCAGCCAGTTTGTTGAACCAGCAACGACCCAGTGCTTTCCCTCTGGGTCGAGGCCATACCGCCTGAAAAGTTCAAATATCGCATCGACGCCGGCTGGGAGAAAAGACGCCTCACCTAGTAGGATTTTCCCTAGGGTTAACGGAGAGATCCCGTCGACGTCCTTCTCTGGGTTAATCGTCTTGACTATCGTTCCCTCGTTTAGTCCCTTGGCTACGGGAAGCTGGATCATAACCCCGTGGATCTTTGGGTCGCCGCATAACCTCTCGACGAGCTCTACAGTCTCCTTGGTTGTTGTCTCCTTGAGGTGGTGGAGATGGGTCTCAATGCCTATCCGCTCCGCTCGCTTCACCTTCATTTTGACGTAGCGGCGGCTGTACTTGTCCCCTCCCGTTAGGATCAATGCTAGGGTGGGGGTGACTTCCTTGGCCTTTAGCTCTTCTACTCTGACCTGGAGCTCTTCCATCATAGTCTCCGAGGTCTTTTTCCCGTCCAGAATAATGGCCATTTCAGCTCAGTCCTTTAATGACACCGTTCCCGTCGATGTCCATTTCCAGCGCCGCAGGCTTTGAAGGGTGAGCTGGCATCGTGTTGATATCCCCGCAGAATGCGACGATGAACCCGACGCCCGTGCTTGGCTTAAGGTTGGTGATAGGAAGGACGTACCCTTCCGGCGGAATCCCCCTGATGTTGGCCTTGTCAGTAAGACTGAGCGGTGTCTTCGCCATGCAGATGGGCATCTTATCGAAGCCCAGCTTCACGATTCTCCTCAGGGCCTTCCTTGCCTTAGGGAGGAGCCGGATGTCGGAGACCTGATACATATTGGTGGCAATGGACCTGATCTTCTCTTCTACTGGGAGGTCCAGTTCATAGAGGGGGTGAAAGTCGCTAGGATTCTCCAGCTCCTTGAGGACAAGGTTTGCTAGCTCAACTCCCCCGGGTCCACCCTTTAGAACAGTGTCCGTAAAGGCGGCAGGGACATTGTTCGACCTGCACCAGTCAAGGACCGCATCGATCTCCTTTTTGGAGTCATTAGCAAAGTGGTTCATGCAAACCACAACCCTAAGCCCGAACTTTCGGGCATTCTTAATCTCGTTCTCTAACATAGGGAGGCCTGCTTTAACAGCCTCGACGTTGGTCTCCCTGAGTTGCCTCTTCTTGACGCCGCTATGTGTTTTGAGGGCCTTTATAGTGGCGACAATGACCGCTATATGGGGCTTAAGGCCGCCTGCTCTGGCCACTATGTTACAGAACTTTTCAAGGCCCAAATTTGCTCCGAATCCTGGCTCCACTACGACATAATCGGTGAGCTTGAGGGCGGTCTTTATAGCGATGAGGCTCGGGCAGCCGTGGGCGATGTTCGCGAAAGGCCCCCCGTGGATTATAGCCGGAGTGTTCTCAAGAGTCTGGACTAGGTTGGGTTTGGTCGCCTCCTTCATGAGGATTGCCATGGCACCCTCAGCACCGAGGGCCTTCGCCTTTACGGGTTCCCCAGATTTGTTGAAAGCGACAGTGATCTCTCCTATACGCCCCTTCAGGTCCATAAGGTCGGACGCTATGGCGTGTATCGCTGCGACCTCGCTGGCCGTGGTGATCTCAAAGCTGGTCTCGTAGGGGATGCCTCCCATCCTCCCTCCTAGGCCTGCTACGATATTCCTGAGGAATCTGCTCTCAATGTCCAGGACACGCTTCCACATGATCTCATGAATGTTGATGTTGAGCTTGTTCCCCCTGTAGATAGAGTTCTCCATTAGGCTAGTGAGGAGGTCGTGGGCTGCAGTGATGGCGTGGAGATCCCCGGTGAAGTGGATATTGATGTCCTCCATTGGGAGAACTTGGGCATAACCGCCCCCTGCAGCGCCCCCCTTGATGCCGAAGACAGGGCCTAGGGAGGGCTGCCTCAGAACCACGATGCTCTTCTTCCCAAGCTGACCTAACGCTTGGGCCAAACCCACAGCCATAGTCGTCTTCCCCTCTCCGGACTTTGTTGGGGTGATGGCTGTCACGGCGATGAGTTTTCCATCTGGTTTGTCTAGCCTATCTTTAAAGACGGACGGGTTAATTTTGGCCTTATATCTGCCGTAGGGCTCTATATCGGTCTCGTTGAGCCCGAGGGTGGCAGCTATTTCGGTTATAGGTTTGAGCTTAGCACTCTGAGCGATTACGATATCAGGGGGAATTGCCATCTCAATCAAAACATGAGGTATTGAGGGGTTATTTTAATAGTTTCATAAAGCCCTTCAGTGATGTGTAAGGTGATTAGAAAATGGTCAAGATCACCATAGTCAAGACAGGATACATCGCTACAACAACCCTGATCGACGCCCTTCTTGACGAGAGGGCCTCCCGAAAGAATATCTCTGTGAGGGTCATCTCCTCAGGGTGCAAGATGAACGAAGGAGAGGCGGCAGACATCGGGAACATCGCAGCCCAGGTCCCCACGGACCTCTATGTGATAATTTCACCCAACGCGGGGCTCCCTGGCCCCTCGAGGGTGAGGGAGATCCTCAAGGTGACTGGGAAACCCATCATCATCATCTCCGATGAGCCCAGCCGCAAGATAGCCAAGCAGCTTGGGGAGGAGGAGGGGATCGGATATCTAGTCCTCTACGGAGATCCCATGATCGGCGCGAAACGGCCGTTTCTCGACCCCATCGAAATGGCCCTATTTAACGCCGATGCTATACGGGTCCTCTCAGTTACGGGGGTATTCAGGCTCATTCACA
Coding sequences within:
- a CDS encoding bifunctional 5,10-methylenetetrahydrofolate dehydrogenase/5,10-methenyltetrahydrofolate cyclohydrolase; this encodes MAIILDGKKTSETMMEELQVRVEELKAKEVTPTLALILTGGDKYSRRYVKMKVKRAERIGIETHLHHLKETTTKETVELVERLCGDPKIHGVMIQLPVAKGLNEGTIVKTINPEKDVDGISPLTLGKILLGEASFLPAGVDAIFELFRRYGLDPEGKHWVVAGSTNWLGKPLIAHLSNMGVQATFFDKDDSMMPELVMKADVLCTELYRKHAITAGMVKPGVIILDNGNNYEEKKVFGDVDMDAVVEVAEAITPVPGGLGPLLITMLLANTLKAAGKSIA
- a CDS encoding F420-dependent methylenetetrahydromethanopterin dehydrogenase; this translates as MVKITIVKTGYIATTTLIDALLDERASRKNISVRVISSGCKMNEGEAADIGNIAAQVPTDLYVIISPNAGLPGPSRVREILKVTGKPIIIISDEPSRKIAKQLGEEEGIGYLVLYGDPMIGAKRPFLDPIEMALFNADAIRVLSVTGVFRLIHSELDRVIDEIEHDKEPVLPMMIVNKTRALEHSGLRNPYARAKAMAAFEAARKVATLDVEGCFKIKGASNYLPIVAAAHELMRTAARLCDQAREIEKANDSVERLVHFKDGTLKRKTKLLGKFE
- a CDS encoding MBL fold metallo-hydrolase, translated to MVNLRFMGGTQEVGRNAILVETNGSNVLLDYGVKIGEKPQFPGHIRAKDVDGIIVSHAHLDHSGGVPQFYLRGEKPLFATSVTTGLMRILIRDMIKLSGYYLPFDNIEFEMMLKQSRDLAYGEKVKMKNIEFNLLDAGHIPGSAMVELTTGGKRVLYTGDMNTDTTRLCQGAKIPRKRFDAIVIESTYANKDHPDRKKLELEFVDAIKTVIHDKGKVLVPAFAVGRSQEMLSIMYSHKLKAKRVVDGMARAVNRVYMENPNFMRTPKSFAKTINSTQEMTGWRDRRNAIRRSDVIVAPSGMLQGGTAMFYTEKLALREENAIFLVSFQVPGTGGAKLMETGFFTIKEMDVEVKAKVRHFDFSSHCGRSSLEAFIRGVKGKPDVYVVHGEPENCESLAQWARDELDVNATAPNEGDEFTI
- a CDS encoding nascent polypeptide-associated complex protein — encoded protein: MSKVNSRRARRMMKQMGMKMGELSDIDTVILKGSEREIIIRGASVTSINMQGQNMYQISGGSTTETKKKQKLDIPEEDVLLVAQQANVNLERARAALENAEGDLARAILVLSTS
- a CDS encoding formate--tetrahydrofolate ligase, translating into MPPDIVIAQSAKLKPITEIAATLGLNETDIEPYGRYKAKINPSVFKDRLDKPDGKLIAVTAITPTKSGEGKTTMAVGLAQALGQLGKKSIVVLRQPSLGPVFGIKGGAAGGGYAQVLPMEDINIHFTGDLHAITAAHDLLTSLMENSIYRGNKLNINIHEIMWKRVLDIESRFLRNIVAGLGGRMGGIPYETSFEITTASEVAAIHAIASDLMDLKGRIGEITVAFNKSGEPVKAKALGAEGAMAILMKEATKPNLVQTLENTPAIIHGGPFANIAHGCPSLIAIKTALKLTDYVVVEPGFGANLGLEKFCNIVARAGGLKPHIAVIVATIKALKTHSGVKKRQLRETNVEAVKAGLPMLENEIKNARKFGLRVVVCMNHFANDSKKEIDAVLDWCRSNNVPAAFTDTVLKGGPGGVELANLVLKELENPSDFHPLYELDLPVEEKIRSIATNMYQVSDIRLLPKARKALRRIVKLGFDKMPICMAKTPLSLTDKANIRGIPPEGYVLPITNLKPSTGVGFIVAFCGDINTMPAHPSKPAALEMDIDGNGVIKGLS
- a CDS encoding MBL fold metallo-hydrolase, whose product is MALTIRQRKGIFVEYGEDRIALDPDRKVMDLPIFVTHAHGDHASSFRNPKPVKHATEPTYRLLEALNWKKLDNWKPISIGDKVKIGEIEVRPLNAGHVLGSVQYEVYTPEGTVLYTGDISMGNSYTMEPACTVNCDLLIIETTFGAPQFKFPKRDKVALEMIRWAVMEAIPTGYIPAFRTDSIGNAQEVISIFNQMTNLPVVTAKSATKVSDVYRQFGHKLYYVDACTPEGQELLNSGKCVVVAPKSAKLGIKNLDTALASGWAAIMRNREKAFPLSDHADFRELLSFIRRCRPKRVLTFHGGKMTQGFAEYIKKRLGIDAGALTTSRETLRGIVRQKETRHKACAEHIMRAVRIPGFVYTGPWMVREMARRGFSKGETEAALKNLFDVGVLEPTATGVRLS